In Nonomuraea sp. NBC_00507, the following are encoded in one genomic region:
- a CDS encoding YiaA/YiaB family inner membrane protein, translating to MTKPIQPTQTTAFYVQAILSFAVSLTSVVIALVYLPVEGWIRAFLGLGLLYVVTSTVTLCKIVRDRQELAEVSKRVDQARLDKLLTEHDPFKVDA from the coding sequence ATGACGAAGCCCATCCAACCGACGCAGACCACCGCGTTCTACGTCCAGGCGATCCTGTCGTTCGCCGTCTCGCTGACCTCCGTGGTGATCGCCCTGGTCTACCTGCCCGTCGAAGGGTGGATCAGGGCGTTCCTCGGGCTCGGGCTGCTGTACGTGGTCACCTCCACGGTCACGCTCTGCAAGATCGTACGCGACCGGCAGGAGCTGGCCGAGGTGAGCAAGCGCGTCGACCAGGCCAGGCTCGACAAGCTGCTGACCGAGCACGACCCGTTCAAGGTTGACGCCTGA
- a CDS encoding bifunctional helix-turn-helix transcriptional regulator/GNAT family N-acetyltransferase: MIGVLQSGLLDSPYSLTEVRVLFELAHAERMETGELRALLGLDAGYLSRILTRFESDGLVERERSAADARKQLLRLTPAGAATFAGLDKRSAEEIERLLSGLPEGDQERLVASMATIRGLLAPEPGREPYVIRPPRTGDLGWVVYRHGELYSREYGWGTAFEQTVAKIVGDLDFSKDAGWIAEAGGERAGCVFYVRQDDTTAKLRMLLVEPSARGMGLGRRLVEECLRHAKAEGCKRITLWTRDCLVSARRIYQAAGFQLEKEEKGRENGIELTEQWWTRDL; encoded by the coding sequence GTGATCGGCGTCCTGCAGTCAGGGCTGCTCGACTCGCCGTACTCGTTGACCGAAGTGCGGGTGCTGTTCGAGCTCGCGCACGCCGAGCGGATGGAGACCGGCGAGCTGCGTGCCCTGCTCGGCCTGGACGCGGGCTACCTCAGCAGGATCCTGACCCGGTTCGAGAGCGACGGGCTGGTCGAGCGCGAGCGGTCCGCCGCCGACGCGCGCAAGCAGCTCCTGCGCCTCACGCCCGCGGGCGCGGCCACCTTCGCGGGGCTCGACAAGCGCTCGGCCGAGGAGATCGAGCGGCTGCTGTCCGGGCTGCCGGAGGGGGACCAGGAGCGGCTCGTGGCGAGCATGGCGACGATCAGGGGCCTGCTGGCGCCGGAGCCCGGCCGGGAGCCGTACGTGATCAGGCCGCCGCGCACCGGCGATCTGGGCTGGGTCGTCTACCGGCACGGCGAGCTCTACAGCCGCGAGTACGGCTGGGGCACCGCGTTCGAGCAGACCGTCGCGAAGATCGTGGGCGATCTCGACTTCTCCAAGGACGCCGGGTGGATCGCCGAGGCCGGCGGGGAACGCGCCGGGTGCGTGTTCTACGTGCGTCAGGACGACACGACGGCCAAGCTGCGGATGTTGCTGGTCGAGCCGTCCGCGCGCGGGATGGGCCTCGGCCGGCGGCTGGTGGAGGAGTGCCTGCGCCACGCCAAGGCGGAGGGCTGCAAGCGCATCACGCTGTGGACGCGCGACTGCCTGGTGAGCGCGCGGCGCATCTACCAGGCAGCCGGGTTCCAGCTGGAGAAGGAGGAGAAGGGGAGGGAGAACGGGATCGAGCTCACCGAGCAGTGGTGGACACGCGACCTCTGA
- a CDS encoding lactonase family protein, with amino-acid sequence MKQLRIGGYGPGIVTIAAGISPGLTEVAAPSFLAAHPSLPVLYAASELDSGVLTAFDARDGLTPLDERPSEGSLPCHVAVDPTGSLLAAANYGDGTAIIQRLDGRGAFDGDPIVLRHKGSGPVAGRQEGPHAHQAVFHDGLLHVSDLGTDEIRRYRYDGTPVEPIVLHPGTGPRHFAFAGSRLYVAGELDGAVTLIDGEWRTVAPASRHEGENSLSHLQLEGDLVYVGNRGPNTISVLRAADLSLVAELPSGGDWPRHFAIDGDRLYVANQRSNAVTVFALRDGVPEPTGEAYEVESPACVLST; translated from the coding sequence GTGAAGCAGCTGCGCATAGGCGGATACGGCCCAGGCATCGTCACCATCGCCGCGGGTATCAGCCCGGGTCTCACCGAAGTCGCGGCGCCGTCGTTCCTGGCCGCCCACCCCTCGCTGCCGGTGCTGTACGCGGCGAGTGAGCTCGACAGCGGCGTGCTCACCGCCTTCGACGCCCGCGACGGGCTGACACCGCTGGACGAGCGGCCGAGCGAGGGCTCGCTGCCCTGTCACGTGGCCGTCGATCCCACGGGGAGCCTGCTCGCGGCGGCCAACTACGGCGACGGCACGGCGATCATCCAGCGGCTGGACGGGCGGGGCGCGTTCGACGGCGACCCGATCGTGCTGCGCCACAAGGGCTCGGGCCCGGTCGCCGGCCGCCAGGAAGGTCCACACGCCCACCAGGCCGTCTTCCACGACGGCCTGCTGCACGTCTCCGACCTCGGCACGGACGAGATCCGCCGCTACCGCTACGACGGCACGCCGGTGGAGCCGATCGTCCTGCACCCGGGCACCGGCCCGCGGCACTTCGCCTTCGCGGGCTCCCGCCTGTACGTGGCGGGCGAGCTCGACGGCGCCGTCACCCTCATCGACGGCGAGTGGCGCACGGTCGCGCCCGCCTCCCGTCACGAGGGCGAGAACTCCCTGTCCCACCTGCAGCTCGAGGGCGACCTGGTCTATGTGGGCAACCGGGGGCCCAACACGATCTCGGTGCTGCGGGCCGCCGACCTGTCCCTGGTGGCCGAGCTGCCCTCCGGAGGCGACTGGCCCCGGCACTTCGCCATCGACGGCGACCGTCTGTACGTGGCCAATCAGCGCTCGAACGCCGTGACCGTCTTCGCGCTGCGCGACGGCGTCCCGGAGCCGACCGGCGAGGCGTACGAGGTCGAGAGCCCGGCCTGCGTGCTGAGCACGTAG
- a CDS encoding 6-phosphofructokinase: MRIGVLTGGGDCPGLNAVIRAVVRKGVSVYGHEFVGFRDGWRGPLEGDTMPLDIQSVRGILPRGGTILGSSRTNPIKIEGGVDRIKDNLATTGVDALIAIGGEDTLGVAKQLYDRGVHVVGVPKTIDNDLSGTDYTFGFDTAVNIATEAIDRLHTTAESHHRALICEVMGRHAGWIALHAGMAGGANVILIPEKPFDIDQVCEYVESRFRTRYSPIIVVAEGAHPIEGQMELQAGELDAFGHVRLGGIGEMLAKEIEKRTGKEARTTVLGHIQRGGTPSAYDRVLATRFGLQAIDAAHEGDFGTMVALRGTDIVRVGLDEATAELKTVPVERYSEAEVFFG; the protein is encoded by the coding sequence ATGCGTATTGGAGTGCTCACAGGGGGCGGCGACTGCCCCGGGCTCAACGCCGTGATCAGGGCAGTGGTGCGTAAGGGGGTGAGCGTCTACGGCCACGAGTTCGTCGGCTTCCGCGACGGCTGGCGCGGCCCCCTCGAAGGCGACACGATGCCGCTGGACATCCAGTCCGTGCGCGGCATCCTGCCCCGCGGCGGGACCATCCTGGGCTCCTCCCGGACCAACCCCATCAAGATCGAGGGCGGAGTCGACCGGATCAAGGACAACCTGGCCACCACCGGCGTGGACGCGCTGATCGCCATCGGCGGCGAGGACACCCTCGGCGTCGCCAAGCAGCTCTACGACCGCGGCGTCCACGTCGTGGGCGTGCCCAAGACCATCGACAACGACCTGTCGGGCACCGACTACACCTTCGGCTTCGACACCGCCGTCAACATCGCGACGGAGGCCATCGACCGCCTCCACACCACCGCGGAGTCCCACCACCGCGCCCTCATCTGCGAGGTCATGGGCCGGCACGCGGGCTGGATCGCGCTGCACGCGGGCATGGCGGGCGGCGCCAATGTCATCCTCATCCCGGAGAAGCCGTTCGACATCGACCAGGTCTGCGAATACGTCGAGTCCCGCTTCCGCACCCGCTACTCGCCGATCATCGTGGTCGCCGAGGGCGCGCATCCGATCGAGGGCCAGATGGAGCTGCAGGCCGGCGAGCTCGACGCCTTCGGCCACGTCCGGCTGGGCGGCATCGGCGAGATGCTGGCCAAGGAGATCGAGAAGCGCACCGGCAAGGAGGCGCGCACCACGGTGCTCGGCCACATCCAGCGCGGCGGCACCCCGTCGGCCTACGACCGGGTGCTGGCCACCCGCTTCGGGCTGCAGGCCATCGACGCGGCCCACGAGGGCGACTTCGGCACGATGGTCGCCCTGCGCGGCACCGACATCGTCCGCGTCGGCCTCGACGAGGCCACGGCCGAGCTGAAGACCGTGCCGGTGGAGCGTTATTCCGAGGCCGAGGTCTTCTTCGGTTAG
- a CDS encoding MHYT domain-containing protein, whose product MLGLLLTSRARLVGGREGKFWLVGAAFAIGGTGIWTMHFIAMLGFSVSGSVIRYDVLLTAASALIAVVVVGMGLFLASYGGERLVFLLAGGTLTGCGVAGMHYLGMAAMNMSGHVTYDPVIVSLSVLIAIAAATVALWFTLRVSGALKIGAAALVMGVAVCGMHYTGMYSMTVQMHGEAGPLSGAKALDFLLPLIVGISVITVGLLLTVILSPSEKELRSEAEFRERLRDRDEGAPEVDLFGTPRR is encoded by the coding sequence ATGCTGGGCCTTCTGCTGACCTCGCGGGCCCGTCTCGTGGGCGGGCGCGAGGGCAAGTTCTGGCTGGTGGGCGCCGCGTTCGCGATCGGTGGCACCGGCATCTGGACCATGCATTTCATCGCGATGCTCGGCTTTTCGGTGAGCGGCTCGGTCATTCGCTACGACGTCCTGCTCACCGCCGCCTCCGCGCTCATCGCGGTCGTGGTCGTCGGCATGGGCCTGTTTCTCGCCTCGTACGGCGGCGAGCGTCTGGTGTTCCTGCTCGCCGGCGGCACCCTGACCGGGTGCGGCGTGGCCGGCATGCACTATCTCGGCATGGCCGCCATGAACATGTCCGGCCACGTCACCTATGACCCCGTCATCGTGTCGCTCTCGGTCCTGATCGCGATCGCGGCGGCGACGGTGGCGCTGTGGTTCACGCTGCGGGTCAGCGGCGCTCTCAAGATCGGCGCGGCGGCGCTGGTCATGGGCGTGGCGGTCTGCGGCATGCATTACACGGGCATGTACTCCATGACAGTGCAGATGCACGGCGAGGCTGGGCCGTTGTCCGGCGCGAAAGCCCTCGACTTCCTGCTGCCGCTGATCGTCGGCATCAGTGTGATCACCGTGGGGCTGCTGCTCACCGTCATCCTGTCGCCCTCGGAGAAGGAGCTGCGCAGCGAGGCGGAGTTCAGGGAGCGGCTGCGCGACCGCGACGAGGGCGCGCCGGAAGTCGATCTCTTCGGCACGCCCCGGCGGTGA
- a CDS encoding MHYT domain-containing protein, protein MTSAVNHFTHGLLTPVLAYVMSCMGSMLGLRLTAQAHASRGGTRARWLLGAAVSIGGTGIWVMHFIAMMGFDVEGTQIKYDVPLTVASAVVAIVVVGTGLFLVSYGRGRILALLGGGLLTGLGVASMHYLGMYAMNMSAHVSYDRLVVALSVGIAVVAATVALWFTLRVKKPVWITAAALVMGVAVAGMHYTGMYAMRVTVDAAPGVVAGADALDFLVPLMTVISLITLTMLLMVILSPSEEELHEDAELVAKLELRRRTAQQQHLTYPAPPVPRQQPIQQMPQMSPMRARRR, encoded by the coding sequence ATGACCTCCGCTGTAAATCATTTCACCCATGGCCTGCTCACGCCGGTGCTCGCCTACGTGATGTCCTGCATGGGGTCGATGCTTGGCCTGCGGCTCACCGCCCAGGCCCATGCCTCCCGGGGTGGCACCCGGGCGCGCTGGCTGCTCGGCGCGGCAGTGTCCATCGGCGGCACCGGCATTTGGGTCATGCACTTCATCGCCATGATGGGCTTCGATGTGGAGGGCACCCAGATCAAGTACGACGTGCCGCTCACCGTCGCCTCGGCGGTGGTGGCGATCGTGGTCGTGGGCACCGGCCTGTTCCTCGTCTCGTACGGCCGCGGCCGGATCCTGGCGCTCCTCGGCGGCGGCCTGCTCACCGGCCTCGGGGTGGCCTCCATGCACTACCTGGGCATGTACGCGATGAACATGTCCGCCCACGTCTCCTACGACCGCCTCGTCGTGGCGCTCTCCGTGGGCATCGCGGTGGTCGCCGCGACGGTGGCGCTCTGGTTCACGCTGCGTGTCAAGAAGCCCGTCTGGATCACCGCCGCCGCGCTCGTCATGGGCGTGGCCGTCGCGGGCATGCACTACACCGGCATGTACGCGATGCGCGTCACGGTCGACGCCGCGCCCGGTGTGGTCGCCGGAGCCGACGCGCTGGACTTCCTCGTCCCGCTCATGACCGTGATCAGCCTGATCACGCTGACCATGCTGCTCATGGTGATCCTGTCCCCGTCGGAAGAGGAACTGCACGAGGACGCCGAACTCGTCGCCAAACTCGAATTGCGCAGACGCACCGCCCAGCAGCAACATCTGACTTATCCGGCGCCGCCTGTACCCCGTCAGCAGCCAATACAGCAAATGCCGCAAATGTCGCCGATGCGGGCACGCAGAAGGTAG
- the macS gene encoding MacS family sensor histidine kinase, producing MAIEVPFWRAIAVYRVASLVYAAVLMAQQRGYGQPVAGWLVIGVMALWTAGATYAYSVPVLRRRPLLVMDLLVTLACLLSSPYVQGSLPGAAGTTPLPASWVAGMMPVPATWVAAPVLAWAVYGGRRAGAVAAAVVAAGDLWFVRTPDESVVINGAVLLFLAGVVVGHVARLAKQAEERMQRAIEMEAAQRERDRLARDIHDSVLQVLALVQRRGRQIGGEAAELGRLAGEQEAALRELIATRPAAPEGTTDLRSLLLRYVSPEVTVSTPATPLILPAETARGAAAAVKAALDNVRAHCGPQARAWVLAESGEETVTVSIRDDGPGIPDGRLDQARADGRLGVAESIRGRVAEVGGQVSIVSVPGQGTEVEITLPS from the coding sequence ATGGCTATCGAGGTCCCGTTCTGGCGGGCGATCGCGGTCTATCGTGTGGCGTCGCTGGTCTACGCGGCCGTGCTCATGGCGCAGCAGCGCGGCTACGGACAGCCGGTCGCGGGCTGGCTGGTCATCGGCGTGATGGCGCTGTGGACGGCGGGCGCGACGTACGCCTATTCGGTCCCGGTGCTGCGGCGCCGGCCGCTGCTGGTCATGGACCTGCTGGTGACGTTGGCGTGCCTGCTGTCCTCGCCGTACGTGCAGGGCTCCTTACCGGGCGCCGCCGGCACGACGCCGCTCCCCGCGAGCTGGGTGGCGGGGATGATGCCGGTCCCCGCGACCTGGGTGGCCGCCCCCGTGCTCGCCTGGGCCGTCTACGGCGGGCGGCGCGCGGGGGCGGTGGCGGCCGCCGTGGTGGCGGCCGGCGACCTGTGGTTCGTCCGCACGCCCGACGAGTCTGTTGTGATCAACGGGGCGGTCCTGCTGTTCCTCGCGGGCGTCGTGGTCGGCCACGTGGCCCGGCTGGCCAAGCAGGCCGAGGAGCGCATGCAGCGGGCCATCGAGATGGAGGCCGCCCAGCGCGAGCGTGACCGCCTGGCGCGCGACATCCACGACTCGGTCCTGCAGGTCCTGGCGCTGGTTCAGCGGCGCGGGCGGCAGATCGGCGGGGAGGCCGCCGAGTTGGGGCGCCTGGCCGGCGAGCAGGAGGCCGCACTGCGCGAGCTCATCGCCACCCGGCCCGCAGCCCCCGAGGGCACGACCGACCTGCGCTCCCTGCTGCTGCGGTACGTCTCGCCCGAGGTGACGGTCTCCACCCCGGCGACCCCGTTGATCCTGCCGGCCGAGACGGCCAGAGGAGCGGCCGCGGCTGTCAAGGCCGCCCTTGACAACGTGCGCGCGCACTGCGGGCCGCAGGCACGCGCATGGGTGCTGGCCGAGTCGGGCGAGGAGACGGTGACGGTCAGCATTCGAGACGACGGGCCCGGCATCCCGGACGGCCGCCTCGACCAGGCCCGCGCCGACGGCCGCCTGGGGGTGGCGGAATCCATCCGGGGGCGGGTGGCGGAGGTGGGGGGCCAGGTCTCGATCGTCAGCGTCCCCGGGCAGGGCACCGAGGTCGAAATTACCCTCCCGTCCTGA
- a CDS encoding response regulator transcription factor, with product MVRVMVVDDHPMWRDGVARDLAEAGYEVVAAVGEGRQAIRAAAAVRPDVVVLDLRLPDMPGAVVAAGLAEVEPPPRVLVLSASAEQDDVLEAVKAGASGYLVKSASREEFLDAVRRTAEGDAVFTPGLAGLVLGEYRRLAAQDVPNDGSAERPRLTDRETEVLRLVAKGLSYRQIADRLVLSHRTVQNHVQNTLRKLQLHNRVELVRYAIEQGLDAD from the coding sequence ATGGTGCGGGTCATGGTGGTGGACGACCATCCCATGTGGCGCGACGGGGTCGCCAGAGACCTCGCCGAGGCGGGCTACGAGGTCGTGGCCGCCGTCGGGGAAGGCCGGCAGGCGATACGCGCGGCCGCGGCGGTGCGGCCCGACGTCGTCGTGCTTGATCTGCGACTGCCCGACATGCCGGGTGCGGTGGTGGCCGCCGGGCTGGCCGAGGTGGAGCCGCCGCCTCGCGTGCTGGTGTTGTCGGCCAGCGCCGAGCAGGACGACGTGCTGGAGGCGGTCAAGGCGGGCGCGTCCGGATATCTGGTGAAGTCGGCCAGCAGGGAGGAGTTCCTTGACGCGGTCCGCCGTACCGCCGAGGGCGACGCCGTCTTCACCCCCGGCCTCGCCGGACTCGTGCTCGGCGAATACCGGCGGCTGGCCGCGCAGGACGTGCCGAATGACGGGTCGGCCGAGAGGCCGCGCCTGACCGACCGGGAGACCGAGGTCCTGAGGCTGGTCGCCAAGGGGTTGTCGTACAGGCAGATCGCCGACCGCCTGGTGCTCTCCCACCGCACCGTGCAGAACCACGTGCAGAACACCCTCCGCAAGCTCCAGCTCCACAACCGTGTGGAGCTGGTGCGATATGCGATCGAGCAAGGACTGGACGCGGACTAA
- the thiI gene encoding tRNA uracil 4-sulfurtransferase ThiI, producing MTMSALGEPCVLLKLGEIVLKGKNREVFERRLIANIRDALQSLDIKVDVRKRHGVFAIFLPQGATAEQAEAVAQRVADVPGLVWIHRAWRVAKDPDAVLKAGLELVGESEEVKRGARFAVRSRRRDKRFPLRSNELDRLVGGAINDEYGLPVDLKNPELTVFIEVDRDEVFVFTGGIPGQGGLPVGSSGRALVLMSGGIDSPVAAYRMMRRGLHVDFLHFSGIPFTTSESIYKAYALVRKLDRFQGKSRLWVVPFGKAQQSIRTSGQDRLAVIAQRRLMLKTAEEVAHRIHAAALITGDALGQVSSQTLTNITAQDNAVDLPILRPLVGWDKTEIMAEARRIGTLEISELPDEDCCSLLAPKRAETRARIEDLKQIEKRLDAEELCVQLADSIQEYTL from the coding sequence ATGACGATGTCCGCCCTGGGCGAGCCGTGCGTTCTGCTCAAGCTGGGCGAGATCGTCCTCAAGGGCAAGAACCGCGAGGTGTTCGAGCGGCGCTTGATCGCCAACATCCGCGACGCGCTGCAGAGCCTCGACATCAAGGTCGACGTGCGCAAGCGGCACGGCGTCTTCGCGATCTTCCTGCCCCAGGGCGCCACCGCCGAGCAGGCCGAGGCCGTGGCCCAGCGGGTCGCCGACGTGCCCGGGCTGGTCTGGATCCACCGCGCCTGGCGGGTCGCCAAGGACCCCGACGCCGTGCTCAAGGCCGGCCTGGAGCTGGTGGGCGAGAGCGAGGAGGTCAAGCGGGGCGCCCGTTTCGCGGTCCGCTCCCGCCGCCGCGACAAGCGCTTCCCCCTGCGCTCCAACGAGCTCGACCGGCTCGTCGGCGGCGCGATCAACGACGAATACGGCCTGCCGGTCGATCTGAAGAACCCTGAGCTGACCGTCTTCATCGAGGTCGACAGGGACGAGGTGTTCGTCTTCACCGGCGGCATCCCCGGCCAGGGCGGCCTGCCGGTCGGCAGCAGCGGCAGGGCTCTGGTGCTCATGTCGGGCGGCATCGACTCGCCGGTGGCGGCCTACCGGATGATGCGGCGCGGCCTGCACGTCGACTTCCTGCACTTCTCCGGCATCCCGTTCACCACGTCCGAGTCGATCTACAAGGCGTACGCGCTGGTCAGGAAGCTCGACAGGTTCCAGGGCAAGTCGCGGCTGTGGGTGGTGCCGTTCGGCAAGGCGCAGCAGTCGATCCGCACCTCGGGCCAGGACCGGCTGGCCGTGATCGCGCAGCGGCGGCTCATGCTCAAGACGGCCGAGGAGGTCGCCCACCGCATCCACGCCGCCGCGCTGATCACCGGCGACGCGCTCGGCCAGGTCTCCTCGCAGACCCTGACCAACATCACCGCCCAGGACAACGCGGTGGACCTGCCGATCCTGCGGCCGCTGGTGGGCTGGGACAAGACCGAGATCATGGCCGAGGCCCGGCGCATCGGCACGCTGGAGATCTCCGAGCTGCCCGATGAGGACTGCTGCTCGTTGCTGGCTCCCAAGCGCGCCGAGACGCGGGCCAGGATCGAGGACCTCAAGCAGATCGAGAAACGGCTCGACGCCGAAGAGCTCTGCGTGCAGCTCGCCGACTCGATCCAGGAATACACGCTCTAG